The Hyphomicrobium sp. 99 genome contains the following window.
GCGGCAGACGTGCGCGCCGGATGGCAGCTTCCTCATAAAAGTCGAGAACCGCCTCGGTCATGGCAGCAACCGTGAACGTTCTCTCGACCTTCGCCCTGACGCGGTTGGCGCGTTCCCGCGCCTTGTCGATATCGCCAAGCGTATCGATGAGTGCGAACGCGAGTGCGTCGACGCTTCCGGCAGCGATCAACTGGGTATCCGTGCCGGCAACGATCTCCGGAATTCCACCGACGTCAGTGGCGATCAGCGGCAGCCCCGCGGCCGACGCTTCGAGCACGACGTAGGGAAAACTCTCGGCGAGAGAAGGGACGACCATGACTCGCCCGAGCTTGAATGCTTCGCGCGCGGGCATGGCGCCGGCGAAACGCACGATGTCGTCAAGTCCGAGGCTCGTCGCCAGGCTGCGGAGCGCATCGCCGTCCGGTCCTGAGCCCACGATCGTCGCTGTGACGGCGCGCGACGGCCGGAGCTGAGCGACCGCTTTGAGAAGAAGGTCGACGCCCTTGATCTGTCGAAGCTCGCCGATGAAAAGCACGTCCGTAGCATCCGCGTTCGTCGCGACGCGAATGAAGTCGTTAGGTCCCAAGCCGTTCGGGACGATGCGCTGAGGCGCGCCCAAGGCACCGACGTGTGAAGTATATTTTTGCGCGGCGTACTGACTTTCGAAGATGAGACCGGTCGTCATCGAGTCGAGATTGCGCTCGACGGAAAGCAGAAGTTTGCTTTCGAGTGTACCGGGTTTGAAATTCAAGCTGCCGCCGTGCGGCGTGTAGAAAGACTTCACATCGCGGCCGGTAACGGACAGGCCATAAGATGCCAAACGCGCATAGGCGCCGCCCTTTGCGCCGTGGCCGTGAATGACATCGAGTTCGAGTTCGCCAGCATGCCGGAAGGCAGCGTGAGCGGCCGCGAAATCGCCAAGACCCGGCATTCGCCTCATCGGAATGCGCGAAATTCCAAGCGATAGTTTGGGGAGAAGAGCCGCGAGCTTTCCTGCCGTCAGACGATCCTCAACCGTGTTTCCGGCGAGAATGCCGACATCGTGACCGCGGTTCGCCTGTTCTGCAGCAAGATCGAGAACATGGCGAAAGAGGCCGCCGACGGGCGCCCGGAAACAGTGAAGTATACGCATCTTGAACTTTTCTCGATTTTTTCTGCGGAAGGCAGATGAGATGCTCAGAAAAATCTCTCAAACACGTAAACGGTGTCGCTCGGCTTCAGGGGGAAGTCGGCCGGGACTTCCAGGTCCTGCACGAAGCCATTGAGCCGCCGCTTCACCCGGAAGCTGCGCTCGCTCGCACGCTCGGTGTAACCACCAGCGATCGCGACGGCCGTTTCAACCGACATTCCCGAAACGTACGGATACTGGCCCGCATTCTTCACCTCTCCGAGAATGAAGAAGGGCCGGTTCTGCTGGATATCGACGGTGACTTGCGGGTCTTTGACATACTCGGTGCCGAGCCGCGAGCGTATGATGTTTTGGAGTTCGTTCGTCGTTTTTCCGCGCGCGGTCACGTTGCCGATCAGAGGCACGGAAATCTTGCCTTCTTGATTGACGATGTAGAGACGGGAAAGATTGGGCTGCCCGTAAACGAAAATGCGAAGCCGATCGCCGGTATCGAGCAGATACGGCCCCTCAGCGCCATCTGCAACTCGCTCGTAGACGGCCGGCGTGCCCCAGACGACGCTCTCCGCCGAAGCCGCCATGACGGGAACCGGATACCCATCTTTCACCGAAGCGCCGTCATCGAAAATCGCGGGTTCGCCGGCGATCCGAGCATCGAGACCGGCGAGTTCCCGATCAGGCGAACAGGCGCCTGCGAGCACCGAGAGAACGGCGATAAAAATCGAGAGCAGGCGGGGCATCAGCGGCATTTCCGGCAACAAATGAATGTTTGGAACATAGGTCGCTGAGGTTAACAAAACCTAAGAGGCTGTATTTTTTCGGCGCGCTTAAGCAGTTGCTAACCTCGCCGGCCGCTTACTGCCGGGGCGCTGAAACCCCTTGACCGAGCACAGATATGCCGCCGCGAGCCGCCGCTTCGCCCGACGAAATTCAAATGTCGACCGTCTTCGGAGCCTTGAAGAGCAAAAGCCGATGGCTCGTGCCTCTGAGCATCGCATTGGGAGGTGTGACGTTCGGTGTGCTGACGATGATGGCGCCGCGTTATCAGAGCGAAGTTGAGCTGGCCATCGTTGCGAAGGGCGCATCGAGCACGTTTTCCGATCCGCGCAGCCAGTCGTCCGGGCCCGATCTCGTCACGACGCGGATGGACAAGGAAGCCATCAACACGCATGTGCGGGCGCTCCAATCGCCTGATCTCATGCAGCAGATTGCCAACGACCTGAAGCTCAACGAACGGCGCGAATTCAACAGCGCGCTGGGTCCGGTGGATCAGCTTGATGCCGCGCTTCGCATGATCGGTATCGGCGGACCGCGAAGCGGCGAAAGCGAACGCGATCGCGTGATGTCAGCGTTCCGCAGCCGGCTTGAAGTCTATACCGCGAAAGAAAGCCGCTTCATCGGCGTCCGCATGACGTCACTCGATCCGGCGCTCGCCGCCAAAATCGCCAACGCGTTGGCTGAGAACTACCGCTCGTCTCTCGCCGAGCAGGGTGTGACCGAGATCGACGATCTGCAGACGGTGTTGAAAGCCAAGATCGACAAGCTCTCGGCCGAGGTCGCGAACGCCGAAACCGAGATCGACCGTTATCGAGGCAAGATCGACGGCTTCCGCGGTGGCTCCCAGAATACGGGCCTCAACGAGCAGCAGATGTCGGATTTGACCGCCGAACTGACGCGGGCAAAGACGGCTCGCGGCGAAGCGGAAGCACGCGCGGCATCCGCGCGCGAAATGATGAAGGCAGGCGCCGCCGACGCACTCGCCGACGTGCAGAAATCGCCGCTCATTCAAAACCTCGTGCAGCAGCGCGTGCGCATCGAACGGCAGATCTCGGAGCTGTCCGCAACGCTGCTTCCGGGCCATCCCCGTATGCGTCAGCTTAATGCTGATCTCGCCGGCCTCAAGCTGCAGATCAACTCTGAAATCGGCAAGATCGTCGCGAGCCTCGAAAAGGAAGCGAAGGTCGCCCAAGGCCGCGAAACAAGCATCGCGCAGAGCCTAGCGGACATCAAAGCTCGGGTCGTGACGAATGCGCCGGAAGAGGCGCAGCTTCGGCAACTCGAAGCCAACGCGAAAGCGAAACGAACCGAGCTCGAAAATATCCAGGCGCAGCTCGAGGCCAATCGCAAGAAGCTGGACGCGCGTGCACAGCCCGTCGAGGCGCAGATCATCTCGAAGGCGCAGGCCGAAAGCGTGCCTATCTTCCCGAAGAAGGTTCAGCTTTCGTCACTCGTGGCATTCGCATCGTTCATGTTCGGAACAGCCTGGATCGTTATGGGGGCGCTGTTCCAGACCGTGCCGCCGCAAGGATACCGCAAGCGCAATGCATCTGACCGGCGCAATGTCGAGCCCGTGCTGAATGCTCGTAGCGAAGAGCCGCTCATTACGGAAATAGTCGAAGAGGTGGATGAGGCCGCTATTCCCGAGACGCCGCCGATCTCAATTCCAGGACCCGCTCCCGCTCCCGAGTTGGCCGCGCCGATATTCGAGATGTCGGAGAACGACCCGCCGCCTGCGGCTTCCAATGACGGCGATATGGAAGCCTTGGCAGAGCGCATCAAGGTTCGACGTACGGCCGGAGGTGGCTATCGGACGCTGATAACGGGCGAGACGGACGAGATCGTTCCCTATGATGAGGCGGTCGAACTCGTTAAGGCGCTCGCGAAGCTCGGAACGCAGCCGATCCTCGTCGATTGGAGTCCGAGCGGCGAAGGCCTTGCTCGAGAAGCAGGCCTCGACATGAACGCCGGTTTCAATGATTTGCTCGTGGGCACTGCGGGCTTCGATGAGATCATCCAGCGTCTTCCCGGATCGAATGCTCACGTTGTGGCGAGCGGCCATGCCTTCAGCGGCGACGAAAGCGAAATCGAGGTCGATCGCTTGAACCTCGTGCTCGACGCCCTCGACGAGGCCTACGATCACATCGTTGTCGTCGGCCGTCACGACGAGGCGAAACGACTTTTCGAGGGCATCGAGGGCCGCTTCGACGCCGGCATAGCTGTCGCGTCAGCACGGCGAAGTGCGCCCGAAACCGAAGTTCGCGAAAGCACGTTCCTCGGCTTCGAGGTCGCGGAAATCGATGTCATTCGCTACGAACGGCAAGAGGTTGCTCCGGCTCGGTTGGTGCAGCGCCTGGCACGCGTGATGCCGCAACACGCGCCGATGGTCCGCCAAGCATAAAACGCCTGATTAATATTGAGTGGGGAGCATGGGGCGTCAAACAACCAGGTTGCTGAAAGCCGCTCTTGCCGCTCTCCACTATTCCGGTTCAGCCAAATTCGCCGCCCGCAATTCTCGTAAATGCGGCGTCGTGCTGATGCTTCATCACGTGACGCCCGAAGCGCCCCGTGGCTTTGAACCCAACGGAATCCTGAAGGTCACGCCGGATTTTCTCGAAGCCGTCATCGGCACGGTGCGAGGCGAAGGCTTCGAGATCATCGGTCTAGACGACGTCAAAGCGCGTATCGAGAACGGCGCATCTCGCGAAAGACCATTCGCGGTCTTCACGCTCGACGACGGCTATAAAGATAATCGCGATTTCGCCTATCCGGTCTTCAAGCGCCACAACGTTCCGTTCACGGTCTTTGTGCCGACCGCCTATGCCGACGGCGAGGGCGATCTTTGGTGGCTTGTGCTCGAGGAAGCGTTGCGGCGGCTCGCAGACGTGAAGATCGAACGCGACGGCGCCTTGAAAAT
Protein-coding sequences here:
- a CDS encoding lipopolysaccharide biosynthesis protein, with amino-acid sequence MSTVFGALKSKSRWLVPLSIALGGVTFGVLTMMAPRYQSEVELAIVAKGASSTFSDPRSQSSGPDLVTTRMDKEAINTHVRALQSPDLMQQIANDLKLNERREFNSALGPVDQLDAALRMIGIGGPRSGESERDRVMSAFRSRLEVYTAKESRFIGVRMTSLDPALAAKIANALAENYRSSLAEQGVTEIDDLQTVLKAKIDKLSAEVANAETEIDRYRGKIDGFRGGSQNTGLNEQQMSDLTAELTRAKTARGEAEARAASAREMMKAGAADALADVQKSPLIQNLVQQRVRIERQISELSATLLPGHPRMRQLNADLAGLKLQINSEIGKIVASLEKEAKVAQGRETSIAQSLADIKARVVTNAPEEAQLRQLEANAKAKRTELENIQAQLEANRKKLDARAQPVEAQIISKAQAESVPIFPKKVQLSSLVAFASFMFGTAWIVMGALFQTVPPQGYRKRNASDRRNVEPVLNARSEEPLITEIVEEVDEAAIPETPPISIPGPAPAPELAAPIFEMSENDPPPAASNDGDMEALAERIKVRRTAGGGYRTLITGETDEIVPYDEAVELVKALAKLGTQPILVDWSPSGEGLAREAGLDMNAGFNDLLVGTAGFDEIIQRLPGSNAHVVASGHAFSGDESEIEVDRLNLVLDALDEAYDHIVVVGRHDEAKRLFEGIEGRFDAGIAVASARRSAPETEVRESTFLGFEVAEIDVIRYERQEVAPARLVQRLARVMPQHAPMVRQA
- a CDS encoding glycosyltransferase family 4 protein, translating into MRILHCFRAPVGGLFRHVLDLAAEQANRGHDVGILAGNTVEDRLTAGKLAALLPKLSLGISRIPMRRMPGLGDFAAAHAAFRHAGELELDVIHGHGAKGGAYARLASYGLSVTGRDVKSFYTPHGGSLNFKPGTLESKLLLSVERNLDSMTTGLIFESQYAAQKYTSHVGALGAPQRIVPNGLGPNDFIRVATNADATDVLFIGELRQIKGVDLLLKAVAQLRPSRAVTATIVGSGPDGDALRSLATSLGLDDIVRFAGAMPAREAFKLGRVMVVPSLAESFPYVVLEASAAGLPLIATDVGGIPEIVAGTDTQLIAAGSVDALAFALIDTLGDIDKARERANRVRAKVERTFTVAAMTEAVLDFYEEAAIRRARLPLRVPKLLGQRG
- a CDS encoding polysaccharide biosynthesis/export family protein, which codes for MPRLLSIFIAVLSVLAGACSPDRELAGLDARIAGEPAIFDDGASVKDGYPVPVMAASAESVVWGTPAVYERVADGAEGPYLLDTGDRLRIFVYGQPNLSRLYIVNQEGKISVPLIGNVTARGKTTNELQNIIRSRLGTEYVKDPQVTVDIQQNRPFFILGEVKNAGQYPYVSGMSVETAVAIAGGYTERASERSFRVKRRLNGFVQDLEVPADFPLKPSDTVYVFERFF